The following proteins are co-located in the Colius striatus isolate bColStr4 chromosome 6, bColStr4.1.hap1, whole genome shotgun sequence genome:
- the SPINT1 gene encoding kunitz-type protease inhibitor 1 isoform X1, producing the protein MARGSLCPQLALWVCLVVTAALGEEQENRPFGEKCLEGFTAGMPGLVLDTDASVQNGATFLSSPMVHRSRDCMRACCKDPACNLALVEQVPGKEEDHIQGCFLLNCLYKQAFVCRFARKIGFLNFLRKDVYESYLAMQEHGSGDDRPPTARTGMDMRVQPGEPVVLRGTESTDDRGIVSYEWKQVLGDPSVEMKKHEEDQVEISNLQPGTYVFQLTVTDTAQQQDFTNITIMVLNAEQTEEHCLSPKKVGWCRGSFPRWFYNPSLQQCEEFIFGGCKPNKNNYLREEECKLACKNVRGSVGGRQQPVCNGKCQSPYFRCKDGCCIDAYLECDETLDCADGSDEMYCEQYAREFNRLQKLNITHKRDHCVDLPETGQCTESIPRWYYNPFSEECDPFTYGGCGGNNNNFEKEEECMKSCSGITKADVIGRRWESFEPQNAILSVFEVVIAVLLGICIMVVLVIIGYFFLKNRKRNSRRRQPATATNSTLSTTEDTEHLFYSGATKPV; encoded by the exons ATGGCCAGAGGGAGTCTGTGTCCACAGCTTGCTCTCTGGGTCTGCCTGGTGGTGACAGCAGCCCTCGGTGAAGAGCAGGAGAACAGGCCCTTTGGTGAGAAGTGCCTGGAGGGCTTCACAGCCGGGATGCCGGGTTTGGTGCTGGATACAGACGCCTCAGTCCAGAATGGAGCCACCTTCTTGTCGTCCCCCATGGTCCATCGGAGCAGGGACTGCATGAGAGCCTGCTGCAAGGACCCCGCTTGTAACCTGGCTCTTGTGGAGCAGGTCCCAGGCAAggaggaagaccacatccaggGCTGCTTTCTCCTCAACTGCCTCTACAAGCAGGCTTTTGTCTGCAGGTTTGCCAGGAAGATCGGCTTTCTCAACTTCCTGAGGAAGGACGTGTACGAGTCCTACCTGGCGATGCAGGAGCACGGATCTGGTG atGACCGTCCTCCGACAGCCCGCACTGGCATGGACATGAGGGTGCAGCCAGGGGAGCCCGTGGTGCTGAGAGGCACAGAGAGCACGGATGACAGAGGAATAGTCAGCTATGAGTGGAAACAGGTCCTCGGCGACCCCTCTGTGGAGATGAAG AAGCATGAAGAAGATCAGGTGGAAATCTCCAACCTGCAGCCGGGAACTTACGTTTTCCAGCTCACCGTCACGGACACTGCACAACAGCAAGACTTCACCAACATCACCATCATGGTGCTGAATGCTGAGCAGACTGAAG AGCATTGTTTGAGTCCTAAGAAGGTGGGTTGGTGCCGGGGATCTTTTCCACGTTGGTTTTACAACCCAAGCCTTCAGCAGTGTGAGGAGTTCATTTTTGGTGGCTGCAAGCCCAACAAGAACAACTACTTACGGGAAGAAGAGTGTAAACTGGCCTGCAAGAATGTCAGAG GTTCCGTGGGCGGGCGACAGCAGCCAG TGTGCAATGGGAAGTGCCAGTCCCCCTACTTCAGATGCAAGGATGGCTGCTGCATTGATGCCTATTTGGAGTGTGACGAAACTCTCGACTGTGCCGATGGGTCGGACGAGATGTATTGTGAACAGT ATGCTCGTGAGTTCAATAGGCTGCAGAAACTCAACATCACGCATAAGCGAG ATCACTGTGTGGACCTGCCTGAAACTGGACAGTGCACTGAGAGCATCCCCCGCTGGTACTATAATCCCTTCTCTGAGGAATGTGACCCCTTCACCTACGGGGGCTGTGGTGGCAACAACAACAACTTCGAGAAAGAGGAAGAGTGCATGAAATCATGTTCAGGCATCACAA AAGCAGATGTCATTGGCCGGAGATGGGAATCATTTGAGCCCCAAAATGCCATCTTAA GTGTCTTTGAGGTGGTGATTGCTGTGCTCCTGGGGATCTGCATCATGGTAGTCCTGGTGATCATTGGCTACTTCTTCCTGAAGAACAGGAAGAGGAACAGCCGCCGCCGTCAGCCAGCCACTGCTACCAACTCAACCCTCTCCACCACAGAGGACACTGAGCATCTGTTTTACAGCGGTGCCACCAAACCAGTCTGA
- the SPINT1 gene encoding kunitz-type protease inhibitor 1 isoform X2 → MARGSLCPQLALWVCLVVTAALGEEQENRPFGEKCLEGFTAGMPGLVLDTDASVQNGATFLSSPMVHRSRDCMRACCKDPACNLALVEQVPGKEEDHIQGCFLLNCLYKQAFVCRFARKIGFLNFLRKDVYESYLAMQEHGSGDDRPPTARTGMDMRVQPGEPVVLRGTESTDDRGIVSYEWKQVLGDPSVEMKKHEEDQVEISNLQPGTYVFQLTVTDTAQQQDFTNITIMVLNAEQTEEHCLSPKKVGWCRGSFPRWFYNPSLQQCEEFIFGGCKPNKNNYLREEECKLACKNVRGSVGGRQQPDAREFNRLQKLNITHKRDHCVDLPETGQCTESIPRWYYNPFSEECDPFTYGGCGGNNNNFEKEEECMKSCSGITKADVIGRRWESFEPQNAILSVFEVVIAVLLGICIMVVLVIIGYFFLKNRKRNSRRRQPATATNSTLSTTEDTEHLFYSGATKPV, encoded by the exons ATGGCCAGAGGGAGTCTGTGTCCACAGCTTGCTCTCTGGGTCTGCCTGGTGGTGACAGCAGCCCTCGGTGAAGAGCAGGAGAACAGGCCCTTTGGTGAGAAGTGCCTGGAGGGCTTCACAGCCGGGATGCCGGGTTTGGTGCTGGATACAGACGCCTCAGTCCAGAATGGAGCCACCTTCTTGTCGTCCCCCATGGTCCATCGGAGCAGGGACTGCATGAGAGCCTGCTGCAAGGACCCCGCTTGTAACCTGGCTCTTGTGGAGCAGGTCCCAGGCAAggaggaagaccacatccaggGCTGCTTTCTCCTCAACTGCCTCTACAAGCAGGCTTTTGTCTGCAGGTTTGCCAGGAAGATCGGCTTTCTCAACTTCCTGAGGAAGGACGTGTACGAGTCCTACCTGGCGATGCAGGAGCACGGATCTGGTG atGACCGTCCTCCGACAGCCCGCACTGGCATGGACATGAGGGTGCAGCCAGGGGAGCCCGTGGTGCTGAGAGGCACAGAGAGCACGGATGACAGAGGAATAGTCAGCTATGAGTGGAAACAGGTCCTCGGCGACCCCTCTGTGGAGATGAAG AAGCATGAAGAAGATCAGGTGGAAATCTCCAACCTGCAGCCGGGAACTTACGTTTTCCAGCTCACCGTCACGGACACTGCACAACAGCAAGACTTCACCAACATCACCATCATGGTGCTGAATGCTGAGCAGACTGAAG AGCATTGTTTGAGTCCTAAGAAGGTGGGTTGGTGCCGGGGATCTTTTCCACGTTGGTTTTACAACCCAAGCCTTCAGCAGTGTGAGGAGTTCATTTTTGGTGGCTGCAAGCCCAACAAGAACAACTACTTACGGGAAGAAGAGTGTAAACTGGCCTGCAAGAATGTCAGAG GTTCCGTGGGCGGGCGACAGCAGCCAG ATGCTCGTGAGTTCAATAGGCTGCAGAAACTCAACATCACGCATAAGCGAG ATCACTGTGTGGACCTGCCTGAAACTGGACAGTGCACTGAGAGCATCCCCCGCTGGTACTATAATCCCTTCTCTGAGGAATGTGACCCCTTCACCTACGGGGGCTGTGGTGGCAACAACAACAACTTCGAGAAAGAGGAAGAGTGCATGAAATCATGTTCAGGCATCACAA AAGCAGATGTCATTGGCCGGAGATGGGAATCATTTGAGCCCCAAAATGCCATCTTAA GTGTCTTTGAGGTGGTGATTGCTGTGCTCCTGGGGATCTGCATCATGGTAGTCCTGGTGATCATTGGCTACTTCTTCCTGAAGAACAGGAAGAGGAACAGCCGCCGCCGTCAGCCAGCCACTGCTACCAACTCAACCCTCTCCACCACAGAGGACACTGAGCATCTGTTTTACAGCGGTGCCACCAAACCAGTCTGA